The genomic region TACTGCCCCGCCGCGAACACCTCCAGCCGCGCGCCGATGCGCGGGTCGGCGTCCTCGAGCGACGAGAACGCGCGCCCGTTCAGCCGGCCGGAGACCGAGGCCGCGTCCCCGGCCGCGTGCGGCGGCGAGCCGCCGTCGGCGAACAGCGCCTGGCGCGTGCGCTCGGCGTGCAGGGCGCTGCGGTAGAGCCACGCCCCCAGCTCCGCCTCGCGGCCGCCGCCCGCGATCACGTCCAGCTGCTTTCCCGCGCGGTCGTACTCGCCCGCGAAGCAGAGCAGCTCGAACAGGAAGGTGCGGCTGCGCGCGTCGGCCGGGTCGCCGCGCAGCACGGCCCCCAGCGCGGCGATGGCCTCGTCCAGCCGCCCCTGCTCGTACAGGACGCGGGCGCCGGCCGCGTCGGCGGCCAGGGTGCTCACGCCGACACCTTCTGCACGTCCCAGCTGGCCACCACCGGCGAGCCGGTGGCCCCGGTGTCGCTCTGCGGCGTGTAGGTGACCGTCACCTTGCCGAAGGCCAGCCCCAGCGACTCGGTGGGGCGGTTGTCGCCGCCGCTG from Longimicrobium sp. harbors:
- a CDS encoding type VI secretion system accessory protein TagJ, with amino-acid sequence MSTLAADAAGARVLYEQGRLDEAIAALGAVLRGDPADARSRTFLFELLCFAGEYDRAGKQLDVIAGGGREAELGAWLYRSALHAERTRQALFADGGSPPHAAGDAASVSGRLNGRAFSSLEDADPRIGARLEVFAAGQYTWIPFRLLAGVRMEPPRHLRDLLWAPARVQPAEGFDGAELGEVLLPVLSPLSWRHADAQVRLGRAADWDDGPGGEPVPVGAKLLRVDGEIVPLLDLRELEIDAPAAAEAP